The proteins below come from a single Chitinophaga pinensis DSM 2588 genomic window:
- the mtgA gene encoding monofunctional biosynthetic peptidoglycan transglycosylase, which yields MNTKGIVPRTWRRVKKIALILFIAQFVYIIILKWINPPITLTMISSWFSLIGTDKHFHKTWVNYDEISQHAKLAVLASEDQLFPDHNGFDFKSIEKAMKHNQKSKKIRGASTISQQVAKNVFLWQGRSWIRKGLEVYFTFMIEKIWGKERILEMYLNVAQMGDGIFGVEAAAQQYYHKGAASLNREQAAMIAACLPNPVKYTVIPPARVTSFRQRKILQQMRFIAPDPDISELVSSK from the coding sequence ATGAATACAAAAGGGATTGTTCCGAGAACATGGAGAAGGGTCAAGAAGATCGCACTTATTCTGTTTATAGCACAATTTGTCTACATCATTATTCTGAAGTGGATTAATCCTCCCATCACCCTGACCATGATATCTAGCTGGTTTAGTCTGATAGGTACCGATAAACACTTTCATAAAACCTGGGTGAATTACGACGAGATATCCCAACATGCCAAACTGGCGGTACTGGCCAGTGAGGATCAGCTGTTCCCCGATCACAATGGTTTTGACTTCAAGTCCATCGAAAAGGCCATGAAGCACAACCAGAAAAGCAAGAAAATAAGAGGCGCCAGCACCATCAGCCAACAGGTCGCTAAAAACGTTTTCCTCTGGCAGGGGCGTAGCTGGATACGTAAAGGACTTGAAGTATACTTCACCTTTATGATCGAAAAAATATGGGGGAAAGAACGCATTCTCGAGATGTATCTGAATGTGGCCCAGATGGGAGATGGGATCTTTGGGGTAGAAGCTGCCGCCCAGCAGTATTATCATAAAGGAGCCGCCAGCCTGAATCGTGAACAGGCCGCTATGATCGCTGCCTGTCTGCCTAATCCGGTGAAATACACCGTTATACCTCCGGCACGGGTCACTTCCTTCCGCCAGCGTAAGATATTACAACAAATGCGTTTTATCGCGCCTGACCCGGATATCTCCGAACTGGTCAGCAGCAAATAA
- a CDS encoding AAA family ATPase gives MLKVVVIGPESTGKSSLSEQLAAHYQTMWVPEYARQYLETLPRPYEQSDLLSMAKGQLAQEDQLAARANRLLICDTDLHVIKVWSEHKYGNCDPEILQAIRDRRYDLYLLTYIDIPWEEDPQREHPDPAMREYFYNVYRELVMESGVPWVEIRGSFEKRIASAIAAVDKLL, from the coding sequence ATGTTGAAAGTAGTTGTCATAGGGCCGGAGTCTACCGGGAAGAGTTCATTGAGCGAGCAGCTGGCGGCGCATTATCAAACTATGTGGGTGCCTGAGTATGCGCGACAATACCTGGAAACATTGCCCCGGCCTTATGAACAATCTGACCTCCTTAGTATGGCAAAAGGGCAACTTGCACAGGAAGATCAACTGGCTGCCCGGGCCAATCGCCTGCTGATCTGTGATACGGATCTGCATGTCATTAAGGTATGGAGTGAGCATAAGTATGGCAATTGTGACCCGGAGATCCTGCAGGCGATCAGGGACAGGAGGTATGATCTGTATCTACTGACGTATATCGATATCCCCTGGGAGGAAGATCCTCAGCGCGAGCATCCTGACCCGGCTATGCGGGAATATTTTTACAATGTTTACCGGGAGCTGGTGATGGAATCGGGCGTACCCTGGGTGGAGATCAGGGGAAGTTTTGAAAAAAGAATTGCTTCGGCGATAGCAGCAGTTGATAAGCTGTTATAA
- the pnuC gene encoding nicotinamide riboside transporter PnuC, with product MNFDALYQGLLAGVHQMSWLEIIAALFGAISVICSKQNSIWLYPTGLVSTGIYAYLLSREQFKLYAEATLNVYYFIMSVYGWYHWARKSASEPETPVGWATRSEWMVTGGITLIGWALFGYLLRNYSNSDVPVIDAFVSATACAGMWLLAKRKIENWVVLNVSNLVAVPLLFHKHLLPTAVLTIFLFIVAVMGYFSWRKIWREQNAPGLAK from the coding sequence ATGAATTTTGACGCACTATATCAGGGATTGCTGGCAGGCGTACACCAAATGAGCTGGCTGGAAATCATAGCGGCTTTGTTTGGCGCGATCAGTGTGATATGCAGTAAGCAGAACAGCATCTGGCTGTATCCTACAGGACTGGTGAGCACGGGAATCTATGCTTACCTGTTGTCAAGGGAGCAGTTTAAGCTGTATGCCGAGGCAACGCTGAACGTCTACTATTTTATCATGAGTGTATACGGGTGGTACCATTGGGCCAGGAAGAGTGCAAGCGAACCGGAAACACCTGTCGGCTGGGCTACCCGGAGTGAATGGATGGTAACAGGCGGTATTACCTTAATTGGCTGGGCCTTATTCGGGTATCTGCTCAGGAACTATTCCAATTCAGATGTTCCGGTAATAGACGCATTTGTATCTGCAACAGCTTGTGCCGGTATGTGGTTACTGGCGAAAAGGAAGATCGAGAACTGGGTGGTATTGAATGTGTCCAACCTGGTAGCGGTACCGCTGTTATTTCATAAGCACCTGCTACCGACGGCGGTGCTGACCATATTCCTGTTCATTGTGGCGGTAATGGGATATTTCAGCTGGAGAAAGATATGGCGTGAACAAAATGCACCCGGACTGGCCAAGTAA
- a CDS encoding PNGase F N-terminal domain-containing protein: protein MRKFSFVWMTLLATGTALAQSKSVQPGAEVTYAFKYNGKDMPDGGIQLIIKGDKARFKPLNAVNKKELQLLDNKAKATYQQISDKDGHLLTFKKAFADYEQAELVPGTDTILGYPCKKAKLVVRSNSIDIWYTNTLPFKGTPVQGYAPGLGLVLRSIRNGNSEYIATKVDLRDVKDEELQWPVAMGQMVDDATYLRQVIENRFTTISIFNQEQISWGNEHHDPAGEQENVTYHYAGGTVILKKVKLPALNAGTVFAEVAQFSNGDAYDRTGSVFMIPKDKKQSFLDGLKNGVSALPVYHEKYRGVTATDDYLPTLELMRFFTPFGVNHYNQKVKIKGYQWADSAVYRQDITELQPRLNGEVWIGVFVGNYDKGGHKVSLRLKYYPGDNDRDTTDKEHWIMPIFNTTNLMEMASQEYGTMFGKDSLEVTVNIPAGLRNLRLRYTSTGHGGWGGGDEFNQKLNEIFVDGNRVYHFIPWRTDCGNFRLLNPSSGNFGNGLSSSDLSRSNWCPGSVTEPVTIPLPDLTPGVHTFKVKIPLGEREGNSFSAWNVSGSLLGEK from the coding sequence ATGAGGAAATTTTCATTTGTGTGGATGACCCTGCTCGCAACAGGGACCGCACTGGCGCAGTCCAAGTCTGTACAACCCGGCGCCGAGGTTACCTATGCTTTTAAGTACAATGGTAAGGATATGCCGGATGGTGGTATTCAGCTGATCATCAAAGGTGACAAAGCCCGGTTTAAGCCGCTGAATGCAGTGAACAAAAAGGAATTACAATTGCTGGATAACAAAGCGAAGGCTACTTACCAGCAGATCAGCGACAAGGATGGACACCTGCTGACATTTAAAAAGGCATTTGCTGACTACGAACAGGCTGAATTGGTGCCGGGCACCGATACCATACTGGGATACCCCTGTAAAAAGGCGAAACTGGTCGTACGCTCCAACAGCATAGACATCTGGTATACCAATACATTGCCGTTTAAAGGAACCCCGGTACAGGGCTATGCACCCGGTCTTGGTCTGGTGCTGAGATCCATCCGCAACGGTAATTCAGAATATATCGCTACGAAGGTAGACCTGCGTGATGTGAAGGACGAAGAACTGCAATGGCCTGTCGCCATGGGACAGATGGTGGATGACGCCACTTACCTGCGCCAGGTTATAGAAAACAGGTTCACCACGATCAGCATCTTCAACCAGGAACAGATCAGCTGGGGGAATGAGCACCATGACCCTGCCGGAGAGCAGGAGAACGTGACTTACCACTATGCCGGCGGAACCGTGATCCTGAAAAAGGTAAAGCTGCCTGCGCTGAACGCAGGGACTGTATTTGCAGAAGTGGCACAATTCTCCAATGGAGATGCCTATGACCGTACCGGATCTGTGTTTATGATCCCAAAAGATAAGAAGCAGTCTTTCCTGGATGGACTGAAAAATGGGGTAAGCGCATTGCCGGTGTACCATGAGAAATACCGTGGAGTAACCGCTACTGACGACTACCTCCCTACCCTTGAACTGATGCGTTTCTTTACACCGTTCGGGGTGAACCATTACAACCAGAAGGTAAAGATCAAAGGCTACCAGTGGGCTGATTCTGCGGTATATCGTCAGGATATTACGGAGTTACAACCACGTCTGAATGGCGAAGTATGGATTGGTGTATTTGTGGGTAACTATGATAAAGGAGGACATAAGGTAAGTTTACGACTGAAGTACTATCCGGGAGATAACGACCGGGATACCACTGATAAAGAACACTGGATCATGCCGATATTCAATACCACCAACCTGATGGAAATGGCCAGCCAGGAGTATGGTACCATGTTCGGTAAAGATTCGCTGGAGGTAACGGTAAATATACCTGCCGGCCTGAGGAACCTGCGTTTACGTTATACCTCTACCGGTCATGGGGGCTGGGGCGGCGGAGATGAGTTCAACCAGAAGCTGAATGAGATCTTTGTAGATGGCAATCGGGTGTACCACTTTATTCCATGGAGAACAGACTGTGGCAACTTCCGGTTACTGAATCCGTCATCAGGTAATTTCGGCAATGGACTCTCTTCTTCTGATCTGAGCAGATCTAACTGGTGCCCGGGTAGTGTAACTGAACCGGTTACCATACCTTTGCCCGATCTGACACCGGGTGTACACACGTTCAAAGTGAAGATTCCTTTGGGAGAAAGAGAAGGAAACAGTTTCAGCGCCTGGAACGTATCAGGTAGTTTACTGGGAGAGAAATAA